CAAGACGACCACACTGGTGGAGTCCGTGGCCGCCCGGATCGCCCGCGGCACGGACCCGGAACGCATCCTGGTGCTCACGTTCAGCCGCAAGGCGGCCGTCGAACTGCGCGACCGCATGGCGCTGCGGATCGGCGCGGAACGGGCACCCCGGGCCACCACGTTCCACTCCTTCGGCTACGCCCTGGTCCGCGCCCACCAGGACAGCGGCCTGTTCGTGGAACCGCTGCGGCTGCTGTCCGGACCCGAACAGGACGTCACCGTGCGCGAGCTGCTGGCCGGCCAGCCCGGCCTGGAACGGCTCGGCCTCGCCCATGTGCGCTGGCCCGACGACCTGCGCGCCTGCCTGACCACCAGAGGCTTCGCCGACGAGGTCCGCGCGGTCCTGGCCCGCAGCCGCGAGCTCGGCCTCGACCCCGCCGCCCTGGAGGCGTTCGCCCGCCGCATCGGCCGCCCCGACTGGCTGGCCGCCTCCGCCTTCCTCGCCGAGTACCTGGACGTCCTCGACCTCCAGGGCGTCGTCGACTACGCGGAACTCGTCCACCGCGCGGTGCTCCTCGCCCGCCGCCCCGAGGTGGCCGAGCAGCTCGCCGCCCAGTACGACGCCGTCTACGTGGACGAGTACCAGGACACCGATCCGGCCCAGGTACGGCTGCTGCACGCGCTCGCCGGCGGCGGCCGCACCCTGGTCGCGTTCGGCGACCCGGACCAGTCGATCTACGCCTTCCGGGGCGCCGACGTGGGCGGCATCCTCCAGTTCCCCGACGCCTTCGCGCGCGCGGACGGCCGCCCGGCCCCGGTCCGGGTCCTGACGACGTCCCGCAGGTCCGGCGCCGCGCTGCTCGCCGCCACCCGCCTGCTCACCCGGCGGATGCCCCTGACCCGCCTCCCGGCCGAGAAGGTGCGCGCCCACCGGGAACTGACGGCGGCACGCGAGGGCGGCCGCGTCGAGGTCCGCACCTACCCCACGGCCGGCACGGAGCTGGACAACATCGCCGACATCCTGCGCCGCGCCCACCTGGAGGACGGCGTCCCGTGGGGCGAGATGGCCGTCCTGGTCCGCGCCGGCGCCCGCAGCGTCCCGGGCGTCCGCCGCGCCCTCACCGCCGCGGGCGTCCCGCTGGACGTCGACGGCGACGATCTCCCGCTGCGCCACGAGCCCGCGGTGGCCCCCCTGCTGACGGCCCTCAGGGCGGTCGCCCGCGCGGAGGCCGCGGGCGGTGACGGAGCGGACGAAACGGATACAGGAGGCGCCCAGAACGCGGAGGACGTCCCGGCCGGCTGCTGGCTCGACACCGAGACCGCGCTCACGCTGCTCGCCTCGCCCCTGGCCGGCATGGACGCCGCCGACCTGCGCCGCCTCGGCCGCGCGCTGCGCGAGGAGGAGCGCGCCGCCGGCAGCCCCGTGCCGCCGCCGTCCGACGAGCTGCTCACGCGGGCCCTGGCCGAGCCGGAGCGCCTGGTGGCGCACGACCCGGCGTACGCGCGCGGGGCGCAGCGCCTGGGCGCGCTGCTGCGGCGCACCCGCGAGCGCCTCGCGGGCGGCGGGACCGCCGAGGAGGCCCTCTGGGAGCTGTGGAACGGCACCCCCTGGCCGCAACGCCTGGAGCGGTCCTCGCGGCGCGGCGGCGCGGCCGGCCGCAACGCCGACCGCGACCTGGACGCCGTGTGCGCCCTGTTCGCGACCGCCGCGCGCGCGGAGGAGCGTGTCGGCGGACGCGGCGCCCTGAACTTCCTGGAGGAGATCGAGGCCCAGGACATCGCCGCCGACACGCTCACCCGCAGGGCGGTGCGCCCCGACGCCGTCCGCCTGATGACCGCGCACCGCTCCAAGGGCCTGGAATGGCACCTGGTGGTCGTCGCCGGCGTCCAGGAGGGGCTGTGGCCCGACCTGCGCCGCCGCGGCTCCCTGCTGGAGGCCGACCGCATCGGCCGCGACGGGCTCGCCGAACCGCTCAGCCAGGGCGCGCTCCTCGCGGAGGAGCGACGGCTCTTCTACGTGGCCGCCACGCGCGCGAAGGAGCGCCTCGTCGTCACCGCCGTGAAGGCGCCCGCCGACGACGGCGACCAGCCCTCCCGCTTCCTCACCGAGCTCGGCGTCGAGCCCCGGGACGTCACCGGCCGTCCCCGCCGCCCGCTGTCGGTCTCCGCGCTCGTCGCCGAACTGCGCGCCACCACCGTCGACCCCGAGGCCTCCCCGGTGCTGCGGGAGGCCGCCGCCCGGCGCCTGGCCCGGCTCGCCGCGCTCACCGACGAGGACGGCCGCCCCCTGGTCCCCTCCGCGCATCCCTACCGCTGGTGGGGCATGTTCGAGCCGACCGAGAGCAAGGTGCCGCTGCGCGACCGGGACAAGCCCGTCGCGCTCTCCGGAAGCGCCCTGGACCAGCTCGCCCGCACCTGCGCCCTGCAGTGGTTCCTGGGGCGTGAGGTGAAGGCCGACGCACCCGCCACCGCCGCCCAGGGCTTCGGCAACGTGGTGCATGTCCTCGCCGACGAGGTCGCCTCCGGCCGCACCCCCGCCGACCTGGAGGTGCTGATGGAACGGCTGGACTCGGTGTGGAACGCGCTCGCCTTCGACGCCCCCTGGAAGTCGGACCAGGAGAAGGCCCACGCGCGCGTGGCGCTCGAACGCTTCCTGACGTGGCACATCGACTCGGGCGGAGTCAGGGCCGGCCGTTCCGCGGTCGCCAGCGAACAGGACTTCGACGTCACCCTGGAGGCCGGTGACTACGAGGTGCGCATCCGCGGCAGCATGGACCGCGTCGAGACGGACGGCGAGGGCCGCGCCTATGTCGTCGACTTCAAGACCGGCAAACAGGCGCCCAGCGCCGCAGAGGTCGCCCGCCACCCCCAGCTCGCCGTCTACCAGCTCGCCGTCCGCGAGGGCGCGGTCGACGACGTGTTCGACGGCACCCGTCCCGAGCCGGGCGGCGCCGAGCTCGTCCACCTCCGTCAGGGTGCCGCCAGGAAGGACGGCGGCGAGATTCTGCCCAAGGTGCAGTCCCAGGAGCCCCTGGAGGGGCAGTGGGTCGGCGAGCTGCTGGCCACCGCCGCCGGCAAGGTCCTCGACGAACGGTTCTCGCCGACGGCGGGGCAGCACTGCGCGCACTGTGCCTTCCGGGCCTCGTGCAGCGCCCGTCCGGAGGGACGGCACGTGGTGGAGTGAGGCCCCGGGCGCCCGCGTGACGGACCACACCACCCGTGCCGACCTGCGCTTCCTCCGCCCCGAGGGCCGATCGTGGTCTTCGTTGTCAGTGGCCGCCGTTAGCCTCGTTCCATGCCCGCCCGTATCACCGACCCCGAGCAGCTCAAGGAGCTCCTCGGCATCCCGTTCACCCCGGAGCAGACGGCCTGCATCACCGCGCCGCCCGCCCCGCAGGTGATCGTGGCCGGAGCCGGCTCGGGCAAGACGACGGTGATGGCCGCGCGCGTGGTGTGGCTGGTCGGCACCGGCCAGGTCGCCCCCGAACAGGTGCTCGGGCTGACCTTCACCAACAAGGCCGCGGGCGAACTCGCCGAACGCGTCCGCAAGGCCCTGGTCGGGGCCGGCGTCACCGACCCCGACGCGATCGACCCGGACAACCCGCCCGGCGAACCGCTGATCTCCACGTACCACGCCTTCGCCGGCCGGCTGCTCACCGACCACGGGCTGCGCATCGGGCTGGAACCGACCTCCCGCCTGCTCGCCGACGCCACCCGCTACCAGCTCGCCGCCCGCGTGCTCCGCGAGGCGCCCGGCCCCTACCCCGCCCTGACCCGGTCCTTCCCCGACCTGGTCGGCGACCTCCTCGCGCTGGACTCCGAACTCGCCGAGCACCTGGTGCGGCCCGAGGACGTCCAGGCGTACGACACCGGGCTGCTGGACACCCTGGAGGGCGTCCGGCTCGGCAACGCCGACCTGCGCAAGGTCCCCGAGGCGGCCGCCGCCCGCCGCTCCCTGGCCGGACTGGTGGCCCGCTACCGCGCCGCCAAACGCGAGCGGGACCTGCTCGACTTCGGCGACCAGATCGCCCTCTCCGCCGCCCTGGCGGGCCTGCCCGAGGTCGGCCGGATCCTGCGGGACGAGTTCCGCGTGGTGCTCCTCGACGAGTACCAGGACACCTCCGTCGCCCAGCGCGTCCTGCTCTCCGGGCTCTTCGGCGGCGGTACCGGCCACCCCGTCACCGCCGTCGGCGACCCCTGCCAGGCGATCTACGGCTGGCGCGGCGCCTCCGTCGCCAACCTGGACGACTTCCCCGAGCACTTCCCGCGTGCCGACGGCCGCCCCGCCACCCGCCAGGCGCTCAGCGAGAACCGGCGCAGCGGCGGCCGCCTCCTCGACCTCGCCAACGGCCTCGCCGCGCCCCTGCGGGCCATGCACGCGGGCGTGGAGGCACTGCGCCCGGCACCGGGCGCCGAACGCGACGGACAGGTCCGCTGTGCCCTGCTGCGCACCCACGCCGAGGAGATCGACTGGATCGCCGACGCGATCGCCCACCTGGTGCGCACCGGGAAGGAACCCGGCGAGATCGCGGTCCTGTGCCGCACGGCCGGTGACTTCGCCGAGATCCAGGGCGCCCTCGTCGCCCGTGACGTGCCCGTGGAGGTCGTCGGCCTCTCCGGGCTGCTGCATCTGCCCGAGGTCGCCGATCTGGTGGCCGTCTGCGAGGTGCTCCAGGACCCGGGCGCCAACGCCTCCCTGGTCCGCCTGCTCACCGGCCCGCGCTGGCGGATCGGCCCGCGCGACCTGGCCCTGCTGGGGCGGCGCGCCCGGCTGCTCGTGTCCCACGCGCGCGTGGCCGACGACGACCCCGATGCGCGCCTGGCCGCGGCGGTCGAGGGCGTCGACCCCACCGAGGTGATCTCGCTCGCGGACGCCCTCGACACCTTCCTGGAGCTGCCCCTGGAGGCGGAGCGCGAGGACGACGGACTGCCGTTCTCGGCCGACGCCCGCGTACGGTTCGCGCGGCTCGCCGCCGAACTGCGCGACCTGCGCCGCTCGCTCGCCGACCCGCTGATGGACGTCCTGCACCGCGTGCTCGCCGTCACCGGTCTGGAGGTCGAACTGTCCGCCTCCCCGCACGCGCTGGCCGCCCGCCGCCGCGAGACCCTGGCCAACTTCCTGGACGTCGCCGCCTCCTTCGCCGCCAACGAACCCGAGGCGAGCCTGCTGGCCTTCCTGGGGTTCCTGCGCACCGCCGCACAGTACGAGAAGGGCCTGGACAACGCGCTGCCCGGCGGCGAGAACACCGTCAAGGTACTCACCGCCCACAAGTCCAAGGGCCTGGAGTGGGACGTCGTCGCCGTCCCCGGACTGGTCACCGGCACCTTCCCGAGCACCCAGGGGCGTGAGAAGTGGACCGCCCAGGGCAAGGTGCTGCCGCACCCGCTGCGCGGCGACGCCGACACGCTCCCCGAGGTGGAGTCATGGGACTCCCGGGGGCTGCGCGCCTTCCACGAGGCGATGAAGGAGCACCAGCTCACCGAGGAGCTGCGCCTCGGCTACGTCACCTTCACCCGGCCCCGGTCGCTGCTGCTCGGCTCCGGTCACTGGTGGGGCCCGTCCCAGAAGAAGCCCCGCGGCCCCTCCGGCTTCCTCACGGCCCTGTACGAACACTGCGCCGCCGGGCACGGCGAGATCGAGGCCTGGGCGGAACCGCCGGCCGAGGACGAGGAGAACCCCGCCCTGCGCGCGGCCGCCGCCGACCAGGCCTGGCCGCTCCCGCTGGACGAGGCGGCACTGGCCCGCCGCCGGGCCGCCGCCGAGACCGTACTGGCGCACCTGGACCGCACGCTCGCGCACCCGCGGGAGGCGGCCGCCCGCCCCGGGGCCGCACACGACCCGTCCCTGCCCCCGTCCTCCTACGAGGACCCGGACTGGCCGCCGCCGGACGACGAGCCGCCCTACGACCTGCCGGACGACGAGCCGCTCTACGACCTGCCGGACGACGAGCCCCCTTACGAGCCGCCCTACGACGAGCCGGTCCCCGAGGAGGGCACCGGCGCCGGCACCTCCGACTGGGACGCGTGGACGGCCGACCGCCCCGTCGTGCCGCACCAGGCCCCGGCCCCCGAGGCACCGGCGGACCCGGAGCGGGTGCCCCGGTCCCGTCTCGGCGACCTGGCCGGTGGCGATCCGCTGACCCCCGAGGAGGCCCGCACGCTCGCCTCCTGGGACCGCGACCTCGACGCGCTCACCGGCGAGCTGCTGCGGGCCCGCGCGAACGTCACCGAGGTCGTCCTCCCGGCCTCGCTGACCGCCTCGCAGCTGATGAGACTGGCCGCCGACCCCGACGGCCTCGCGCAGGAACTCGCCCGCCCCATGCCCCGCCCCCCGCAGCCGGCCGCCCGCCGGGGTACCCGGTTCCACGCCTGGATCGAAACCCGGTTCGAGGCCCTGCGACTGCCGATGCTGGAACCCGAGGAGCTGCCCGGCACCGAGGCGGAGATCGCCGACGAGCGCGATCTGGAGGCCCTCAAGGAGGCCTTCGCACGCACGCCCTACGCCCACCGCACCCCGTACCGCGTGGAGGCCCCCTTCCAGCTGGGCATCGCCGGACGTGTCGTACGGGGTCGCATCGACGCCGTCTACCGAGAGGGCGAGGGCGACGCGGCGACGTACGAGATCGTCGACTGGAAGACCAACCGGGCGCCCACCGCCGACCCGCTGCAGCTGGCCGTGTACCGGGTGGCCTGGGCCGAGCAGCAGGGCGTGCCCCTGGAGCGGGTCACGGCCGCGTTCGTGTACGTGCGCGGCGGCGAGGTCGTACGGCCGCGGAATCTGCCCGGCCGTGCCGAACTGGAGCGGCTCCTCGGCGCCGACGAGGCCGACGAGCGGGTCGGCGAGCGGACCGGCGGACGGGCCGGGGCGGAGCCCTCGCCGTCGGCCGGGGACGACGGGTCGTTCGGCGGCGGCACCGCAATGATCATCGGTGAACCCGAAACGATCACCGACGGTGTCCCGCCGCCCACCGGCGAACCGCCGGGCGGGGATGTCGGTCCAGGCCGTTAGGCTCGTGGGTATGAGCACCACCCCGGACAGCGCCGTCCGCACGTACATCGACCGTCACCGCGCCGCCTTCCTCGACGACCTCATGGAGTGGCTGCGCATCCCGTCGGTGTCCGCGCAGCCCGAGCACGCCCCGGACGTACGGCGCAGCGCCGAGTGGCTCGCCGCCCGGCTGGCGGAGACCGGCTTCCCGACCGCCGAGGTGTGGCCCACGCCGGGCGCCCCCGCCGTCTTCGCCGAGTGGCCCTCCGAGGACCCGGACGCGCCCACCGTGCTCGTCTACGGCCACCACGACGTGCAGCCCGCCGCCCGCGAGGACGGCTGGGACGGCGACCCCTTCGTGCCGGAGATCCGCGGCGACCGCCTGTACGCGCGCGGGGCCGCGGACGACAAGGGCCAGGTGTTCTTCCACACACTGGGCGTCCGCGCGCACCTGGCAGCCACCGGGCGCGACACCCCCGCCGTCCATCTCAAACTGCTGATCGAGGGCGAGGAGGAATCCGGCTCCCCGCACTTCCGGACCCTCGTCGAGGAGAACGCCGACCGGCTCGCCGCCGACGCCGTGATCATCTCCGACACCGGCATGTGGTCCGAGGACACCCCCACGGTCTGCACGGGCATGCGCGGCCTCGCCGAGTGCGAGATCGTCCTGCACGGCCCCGACCAGGACATCCACTCCGGCTCGTTCGGGGGCGCGGTCCCCAATCCGGCCACCGCCGTCGCCCGCCTGGTCGCCGCGCTGCACGACGAGCACGCGCGCGTGGCGGTCCCCGGCTTCTACGACGGTGTGGCCGAACTCACCGACCGCGAGCGCGCCCTCTTCGCCGAGCTGCCCTTCGACGAGGAGCGGTGGCTGCGCACCGCGAGATCCACGGCCACCCACGGAGAGGCCGGCTACACCACCCTGGAGCGCGTCTGGGCCCGCCCCACCGCCGAGGTCAACGGCATCGGCGGGGGCTACCAGGGGCCCGGGAGCAAGACCGTCGTCCCGTCCTCGGCGCGGGTCAAGCTGTCCTTCCGGCTGGTCGCCGGGCAGGACCCCGACCACATCGAGAAGGCGGTGCGCACCTGGGCCGTCGACCAGGTGCCCGCCGGAATCCGCTGCGAAA
The DNA window shown above is from Streptomyces sp. NBC_00670 and carries:
- a CDS encoding ATP-dependent helicase; amino-acid sequence: MSSSSSTRRLPHPPVRQGNRGAYRLVRTPPARPAPPRLDAGQRAVVDHGTGPLLVLAGPGTGKTTTLVESVAARIARGTDPERILVLTFSRKAAVELRDRMALRIGAERAPRATTFHSFGYALVRAHQDSGLFVEPLRLLSGPEQDVTVRELLAGQPGLERLGLAHVRWPDDLRACLTTRGFADEVRAVLARSRELGLDPAALEAFARRIGRPDWLAASAFLAEYLDVLDLQGVVDYAELVHRAVLLARRPEVAEQLAAQYDAVYVDEYQDTDPAQVRLLHALAGGGRTLVAFGDPDQSIYAFRGADVGGILQFPDAFARADGRPAPVRVLTTSRRSGAALLAATRLLTRRMPLTRLPAEKVRAHRELTAAREGGRVEVRTYPTAGTELDNIADILRRAHLEDGVPWGEMAVLVRAGARSVPGVRRALTAAGVPLDVDGDDLPLRHEPAVAPLLTALRAVARAEAAGGDGADETDTGGAQNAEDVPAGCWLDTETALTLLASPLAGMDAADLRRLGRALREEERAAGSPVPPPSDELLTRALAEPERLVAHDPAYARGAQRLGALLRRTRERLAGGGTAEEALWELWNGTPWPQRLERSSRRGGAAGRNADRDLDAVCALFATAARAEERVGGRGALNFLEEIEAQDIAADTLTRRAVRPDAVRLMTAHRSKGLEWHLVVVAGVQEGLWPDLRRRGSLLEADRIGRDGLAEPLSQGALLAEERRLFYVAATRAKERLVVTAVKAPADDGDQPSRFLTELGVEPRDVTGRPRRPLSVSALVAELRATTVDPEASPVLREAAARRLARLAALTDEDGRPLVPSAHPYRWWGMFEPTESKVPLRDRDKPVALSGSALDQLARTCALQWFLGREVKADAPATAAQGFGNVVHVLADEVASGRTPADLEVLMERLDSVWNALAFDAPWKSDQEKAHARVALERFLTWHIDSGGVRAGRSAVASEQDFDVTLEAGDYEVRIRGSMDRVETDGEGRAYVVDFKTGKQAPSAAEVARHPQLAVYQLAVREGAVDDVFDGTRPEPGGAELVHLRQGAARKDGGEILPKVQSQEPLEGQWVGELLATAAGKVLDERFSPTAGQHCAHCAFRASCSARPEGRHVVE
- a CDS encoding dipeptidase, producing MSTTPDSAVRTYIDRHRAAFLDDLMEWLRIPSVSAQPEHAPDVRRSAEWLAARLAETGFPTAEVWPTPGAPAVFAEWPSEDPDAPTVLVYGHHDVQPAAREDGWDGDPFVPEIRGDRLYARGAADDKGQVFFHTLGVRAHLAATGRDTPAVHLKLLIEGEEESGSPHFRTLVEENADRLAADAVIISDTGMWSEDTPTVCTGMRGLAECEIVLHGPDQDIHSGSFGGAVPNPATAVARLVAALHDEHARVAVPGFYDGVAELTDRERALFAELPFDEERWLRTARSTATHGEAGYTTLERVWARPTAEVNGIGGGYQGPGSKTVVPSSARVKLSFRLVAGQDPDHIEKAVRTWAVDQVPAGIRCEITFGPATRPCLTPLDHPALRSVVRAMGRAFGQPVRYTREGGSGPAADLQEVLGAPVLFLGISVPSDGWHAPNEKVELDLLLKGAETGAHLWSDLGENWRHEG
- a CDS encoding UvrD-helicase domain-containing protein — protein: MPARITDPEQLKELLGIPFTPEQTACITAPPAPQVIVAGAGSGKTTVMAARVVWLVGTGQVAPEQVLGLTFTNKAAGELAERVRKALVGAGVTDPDAIDPDNPPGEPLISTYHAFAGRLLTDHGLRIGLEPTSRLLADATRYQLAARVLREAPGPYPALTRSFPDLVGDLLALDSELAEHLVRPEDVQAYDTGLLDTLEGVRLGNADLRKVPEAAAARRSLAGLVARYRAAKRERDLLDFGDQIALSAALAGLPEVGRILRDEFRVVLLDEYQDTSVAQRVLLSGLFGGGTGHPVTAVGDPCQAIYGWRGASVANLDDFPEHFPRADGRPATRQALSENRRSGGRLLDLANGLAAPLRAMHAGVEALRPAPGAERDGQVRCALLRTHAEEIDWIADAIAHLVRTGKEPGEIAVLCRTAGDFAEIQGALVARDVPVEVVGLSGLLHLPEVADLVAVCEVLQDPGANASLVRLLTGPRWRIGPRDLALLGRRARLLVSHARVADDDPDARLAAAVEGVDPTEVISLADALDTFLELPLEAEREDDGLPFSADARVRFARLAAELRDLRRSLADPLMDVLHRVLAVTGLEVELSASPHALAARRRETLANFLDVAASFAANEPEASLLAFLGFLRTAAQYEKGLDNALPGGENTVKVLTAHKSKGLEWDVVAVPGLVTGTFPSTQGREKWTAQGKVLPHPLRGDADTLPEVESWDSRGLRAFHEAMKEHQLTEELRLGYVTFTRPRSLLLGSGHWWGPSQKKPRGPSGFLTALYEHCAAGHGEIEAWAEPPAEDEENPALRAAAADQAWPLPLDEAALARRRAAAETVLAHLDRTLAHPREAAARPGAAHDPSLPPSSYEDPDWPPPDDEPPYDLPDDEPLYDLPDDEPPYEPPYDEPVPEEGTGAGTSDWDAWTADRPVVPHQAPAPEAPADPERVPRSRLGDLAGGDPLTPEEARTLASWDRDLDALTGELLRARANVTEVVLPASLTASQLMRLAADPDGLAQELARPMPRPPQPAARRGTRFHAWIETRFEALRLPMLEPEELPGTEAEIADERDLEALKEAFARTPYAHRTPYRVEAPFQLGIAGRVVRGRIDAVYREGEGDAATYEIVDWKTNRAPTADPLQLAVYRVAWAEQQGVPLERVTAAFVYVRGGEVVRPRNLPGRAELERLLGADEADERVGERTGGRAGAEPSPSAGDDGSFGGGTAMIIGEPETITDGVPPPTGEPPGGDVGPGR